Proteins encoded within one genomic window of Setaria italica strain Yugu1 chromosome IV, Setaria_italica_v2.0, whole genome shotgun sequence:
- the LOC101783361 gene encoding putative 1-phosphatidylinositol-3-phosphate 5-kinase FAB1C: protein MGVPVAHKSDSWSAELAMADCGGLGVRPINGGRGGAVEQRESGENGPPVSPPERVFTPPVPRMAAWRRMSSPGPLRCSTPRSVGYDDGEDSDRYFSPQSEFSQDTSDTDSVSTSISRMYTFRLGTSSPLDSPIKKLGVGDTSPPSRRGAHSPCYPWNSGRVSDDVDSSFLNSLPRDDEQNKDAVQPVDFESRHIWYPPPPQDEGDDLENGFLKYDDDDDDDDNDVCDGKVFEDVNHDCGDGSDDDLLGTKGKHNIAHKESLRNALHGHFRALVSQLLQGHGIDPVDGWSDIVASLAWQAATFVRPDTSKGGSMDPTDYVKVKCVASGNPNDSAFIKGVVCSKNVKHKRMVSKHENPRLLLLGGALEHQKVANKLASINSILEQEKEYLKNAVAKIEAQHPHVLLVEKSIPLDAQQLLSKDISLVLNVKRSLLERISRCTGAQIASSVENVTSTMVGHCQTFWIERVTECSSPRMSNKKTFKTLMFFDGCPRRLGCTILLRGKFYEELKKVKLAVQFALFAAYHLSLETSYLADEGATLPKVPSDLQLEKQIFSLSNCQQNFNDLQTIADRTSGNGCIMPCLDGSSASEQHSRADLINAEYVESHPRADSSQEAYTGETIDTYPYSTKASLYDSCIPPVGITVQTCARKRTPADHNGHIGELVGQMLKVESDLDNGWNHISDEDRVAIRDHNENHNFTTSDNPQSILVSLSVACPLRGIVCKQSQLFRIKFYGTFDKPLGRYFREDLFVQTSCCESCKEPAESHVRCYTHQQGSLTISVRTLASVKLPGEHDGKVWMWHRCLRCKPKDGIPPATQRVIMSDAARGLSFGKFLELSFSNHTTANRIASCGHSLQRDCLRFYGLGSMVAVFHYSPVDILSVNLPPSVLDFSYPTAQDWIIKEAADVASRKEHLYKEIVAKLDCIEQIIKAQNVTMKSGLYKHVADLKELVKVEWKKYDVLSGFSNIDNLQTFGPTLDVLDLNHLRRELALDIHIWDRRLYMMHSLTKENCHTVPTETQCSEKLTESVLEEPKDVISSKHGTINNSLEQTHPNALELPTDSAKPFPMREQNNTSGSHLGLKTNTAADVSLHSGSAGISSALGPCKIQSEVVLADELKAETMLQKSQSSASNISDRIDLAWTGSGQFVIDPSQCSMETVPVIPAALKDDPAYQKVIAPIRIKSFDSAVSSRNRLSPVDDSNASIRRSYSQRPPKAIEKTGRARSPTFMSNLSLSGVVDGEGRLLLSQNDSDVVVPIYDDEPSSMIAHAMTVPEYHSFLLPLMDENNESSVLNYVAHKSSRSTFDGSMRSYGSDQSQAITGSDSKDNHLTVSFEDEDSNSVDKAKFSVTCYFAKQFDAIRRKCCPDELDYIRSLSRCKRWSAQGGKSNVYFAKTLDDRFVIKQVTRTELDSFEDYAVEYFKYLTESVSSGSPTCLTKILGLYQITAKNLRDGKELKMDVMVMENLFFKRKVSRIYDLKGSLRSRYNPDTSGKNKVLLDLNLLETLHTKPIFLGSKAKRRLERAVWNDTSFLASVDVMDYSLLVGIDEERKELVMGIIDYLRQYTWDKQLETWVKASAFLGGSKDGLPTIISPDQYKKRFRKAMSKYFLTLPDQWSP from the exons ATGGGAGTGCCCGTCGCGCACAAGTCCGATTCTTGGAGTGCTGAGCTCGCGATGGCGGACtgcggcggcctcggcgtccGGCCTATTAACGGAGGCCGAGGGGGTGCCGTGGAGCAGCGTGAATCCGGCGAGAATGGGCCTCCGGTGTCCCCACCGGAGCGGGTCTTTACGCCGCCGGTGCCGAGGATGGCTGCGTGGCGGCGCATGTCGTCGCCTGGTCCTCTACGGTGCTCGACGCCGAG GAGCGTTGGGTACGATGATGGTGAGGACTCGGACCGGTATTTCTCCCCGCAGAGTGAGTTTTCTCAAGACACTTCTGACACGGATTCAGTGAGCACAAGTATCAGTAGGATGTACACCTTTCGGTTGGGGACATCAAGCCCATTAGATAGTCCTATCAAAAAACTGGGAGTAGGAGACACGAGTCCTCCTTCCAGGAGGGGTGCCCATTCTCCTTGTTATCCTTGGAATTCTGGCCGGGTATCAGATGATGTCGATTCTAGCTTTTTGAATTCACTCCCTCGTGATGATGAGCAGAATAAGGATGCTGTACAGCCAGTTGATTTTGAGAGTAGACACATCTGGTATCCTCCACCACCTCAGGATGAGGGCGATGACCTTGAAAATGGGTTTttgaaatatgatgatgatgatgatgatgatgacaatgatgtTTGTGACGGGAAGGTCTTTGAAGATGTTAACCATGATTGTGGTGATGGTTCTGATGATGATTTATTAGGGACCAAGGGAAAACATAATATAGCTCATAAAGAGTCCTTGAGGAATGCTTTACATGGCCATTTCAGGGCTCTCGTGTCCCAGTTGCTCCAAGGACATGGAATTGATCCTGTGGATGGCTGGTCAGACATAGTGGCCTCATTAGCATGGCAGGCAGCAACCTTTGTTAGGCCAGACACAAGCAAAGGTGGTAGCATGGATCCCACAGATTATGTTAAAGTCAAATGTGTAGCATCAGGAAATCCAAATGATAG TGCTTTCATTAAAGGTGTTGTTTGCTCCAAGAATGTAAAACATAAACGCATGGTGTCAAAACATGAGAACCCTAGGTTGCTTCTTTTGGGAGGAGCACTGGAACACCAGAAAGTTGCAAACAAACTAGCATCGATAAACAGCATTCTTGAACAG GAAAAAGAGTACCTTAAGAATGCTGTTGCTAAGATAGAAGCCCAACACCCTCATGTCTTGCTAGTGGAGAAAAGTATACCGTTGGATGCTCAACAGCTTCTTTCAAAAGATATTTCTTTAGTTTTGAATGTCAAGAGATCACTCTTGGAAAGAATATCACGCTGCACAGGTGCTCAAATTGCATCATCCGTTGAGAATGTCACTTCTACAATGGTCGGACATTGCCAAACATTTTGGATTGAGAGAGTCACAGAATGTTCATCACCAAGGATGTCAAACAAAAAAACATTCAAGACACTAATGTTTTTTGATGGTTGCCCAAGACGCTTGGGGTGCACG ATTCTTCTAAGAGGCAAATTCTACGAAGAGTTAAAGAAGGTCAAACTTGCTGTCCAGTTTGCTTTATTTGCAGCGTACCACTTGTCACTTGAAACATCATATCTTGCTGATGAGGGTGCAACACTTCCAAAAGTCCCTTCAGATCTTCAACTTGAGAAGCAGATTTTTTCCCTAAGTAATTGTCAGCAGAATTTTAATGACTTACAAACTATTGCTGATAGAACTTCTGGAAATGGGTGCATCATGCCTTGCCTTGATGGTTCTTCTGCAAGTGAACAGCATTCAAGAGCTGACTTAATTAATGCGGAATATGTAGAATCCCATCCAAGAGCTGACTCAAGTCAGGAAGCTTATACTGGTGAAACCATTGACACGTACCCTTATTCCACAAAAGCTTCATTGTATGACAGCTGCATACCACCTGTAGGCATAACAGTTCAGACATGTGCCAGAAAAAGGACGCCAGCAGATCATAACGGTCACATAGGTGAACTGGTTGGTCAAATGTTAAAGGTTGAAAGTGACTTGGATAATGGTTGGAATCATATATCAGATGAAGATCGTGTAGCAATACGTGATCATAATGAGAATCACAACTTCACAACATCTGACAATCCACAGAGCATTTTGGTTTCCTTGTCAGTTGCTTGCCCTCTGAGAGGGATTGTATGCAAGCAATCTCAGCTCTTTCGCATAAAGTTTTATGGTACTTTTGATAAGCCACTTGGAAGATATTTTCGTGAAGATTTATTTGTTCAG ACTTCATGCTGCGAATCTTGCAAGGAGCCTGCGGAATCACATGTGCGATGTTATACTCATCAACAAGGCAGTCTCACAATCAGTGTCAGAACTCTTGCATCTGTCAAGTTACCTGGGGAGCATGATGGGAAGGTATGGATGTGGCATAGGTGTCTCAGGTGCAAACCAAAAGATGGAATCCCTCCGGCCACGCAAAGGGTAATCATGTCGGATGCAGCACGTGGATTATCTTTTGGGAAGTTTCTGGAACTTAGCTTCTCAAATCACACGACGGCAAATCGAATTGCCTCCTGTGGACACTCCCTGCAGAGGGACTGTCTTCGATTTTATGG GCTCGGAAGCATGGTTGCTGTCTTCCACTATTCACCAGTGGACATTCTTTCTGTCAACTTACCGCCCTCAGTACTGGACTTTTCTTATCCAACAGCTCAagattggatcatcaaagaggCTGCTGAT GTAGCCTCTAGGAAGGAGCACCTTTATAAGGAAATTGTGGCTAAACTCGACTGCATTGAACAGATAATTAAAGCCCAGAATGTTACCATGAAGTCAGGCTTGTATAAACATGTTGCCGATCTTAAGGAGTTAGTTAAAGTTGAGTGGAAGAAGTACGAT GTTTTGTCGGGATTTTCCAACATAGATAACTTGCAGACATTTGGACCAACTTTAGATGTTCTAGATCTCAATCATCTGAGGCGAGAGCTTGCACTTGATATTCACATATGGGACCGCAGACTGTACATGATGCATTCCCTCACTAAAGAAAACTGTCATACTGTGCCAACTGAGACACAATGTTCTGAGAAGCTTACTGAAAGTGTATTAGAAGAGCCCAAGGATGTGATCTCCAGTAAACATGGGACTATCAATAATTCTCTAGAACAGACACACCCAAATGCATTGGAACTGCCCACAGATTCAGCAAAACCATTCCCCATGAGGGAACAAAACAACACTAGCGGGTCACATTTGGGACTGAAAACAAACACTGCAGCTGATGTATCTCTGCATTCTGGCTCAGCTGGTATCAGCTCTGCCCTGGGCCCATGTAAAATACAGAGTGAAGTAGTGCTGGCTGATGAACTTAAAGCTGAAACGATGTTGCAGAAGTCTCAATCTTCTGCCTCCAATATTTCTGACAGAATTGACTTAGCATGGACTGGCTCTGGTCAGTTTGTTATTGATCCATCACAATGTAGCATGGAGACAGTTCCAGTCATACCTGCTGCTCTGAAGGATGATCCTGCATACCAGAAGGTTATAGCGCCAATTAGAATAAAATCATTTGATTCTGCTGTCAGTTCCAGAAATAGGTTATCACCTGTTGATGATTCAAATGCTAGCATAAGAAGATCTTATTCTCAAAGGCCCCCAAAGGCTATTGAGAAAACTGGCAGGGCTCGGTCTCCAACGTTCATGAGCAACTTGTCACTTTCTGGTGTGGTAGATGGTGAGGGACGGTTGCTACTGTCTCAAAATGATTCAGATGTTGTCGTTCCAATTTATGATGATGAGCCATCTAGCATGATAGCCCATGCCATGACTGTTCCAGAATATCACAGCTTCTTGTTGCCACTGATGGATGAGAATAATGAATCTAGCGTATTGAATTATGTGGCACATAAATCTTCTAGGAGCACTTTTGATGGATCAATGCGGAGCTATGGTTCTGATCAGTCTCAAGCTATAACTGGAAGTGATTCTAAGGATAACCATTTGACGGTTTCTTTTGAGGATGAAGACTCAAATTCTGTTGATAAAGCAAAATTTTCTGTGACATGTTATTTTGCAAAGCAGTTTGATGCAATCAGGAGAAAGTGCTGTCCAGATGAGTTAGATTATATCCGCTCTTTAAGTCGCTGCAAGAGATGGAGTGCTCAAGGTGGCAAGAGTAATGTCTACTTTGCCAAAACACTAGATGACAGATTTGTCATAAAACAAGTGACTCGAACAGAATTAGATTCATTCGAGGATTATGCAGTTGAGTACTTCAAATATTTAACAGAATCTGTATCTTCTGGAAGCCCGACTTGCCTCACTAAAATCCTTGGTCTTTACCAG ATCACTGCCAAGAATTTGAGAGATGGAAAGGAGCTGAAGATGGATGTAATGGTCATGGAAAACCTATTTTTCAAGAGGAAGGTATCAAGAATATATGACCTAAAAGGCTCCTTGCGTTCCCGATACAATCCTGATACATCAGGGAAAAACAAGGTTCTCTTAGATCTGAATCTATTAGAGACACTTCACACAAAGCCCATTTTTCTTGGAAGCAAAGCAAAAAGAAGGCTGGAAAGAGCTGTTTGGAATGATACGTCTTTTCTGGCT TCGGTGGACGTGATGGACTACTCTCTTTTAGTCGGCATTGATGAAGAAAGGAAAGAGCTTGTGATGGGGATCATTGACTATCTTCGGCAATACACTTGGGATAAACAACTAGAGACTTGGGTGAAGGCGTCAGCTTTCCTGGGTGGCTCCAAAGATGGTCTGCCAACAATCATATCCCCAGATCAGTACAAGAAGAGGTTCAGGAAGGCCATGTCAAAGTACTTCTTGACTCTCCCTGACCAATGGTCACCGTGA